The following proteins are encoded in a genomic region of Thunnus maccoyii chromosome 8, fThuMac1.1, whole genome shotgun sequence:
- the apln gene encoding LOW QUALITY PROTEIN: apelin (The sequence of the model RefSeq protein was modified relative to this genomic sequence to represent the inferred CDS: substituted 1 base at 1 genomic stop codon) translates to MNVQMLLLLYVISVTLXCSCSPGPMASTEHGRELEEAATVRKLVQQNPARGGQTHRPAGWKRRRPRPRLSHKGPMPF, encoded by the exons ATGAATGTTCAAATGCTG CTGTTGCTGTATGTCATATCTGTCACATTGTGATGCTC gtgttctccaggTCCCATGGCCTCCACGGAgcatggcagagagctggaAGAGGCGGCTACGGTGAGAAAGCTGGTCCAGCAAAACCCTGCGAGGGGTGGTCAGACCCACAGACCAGCCGGCTGGAAGAGGAGACGCCCACGGCCCCGTCTTTCCCACAAGGGGCCCATGCCATTCTAG